In the Prochlorococcus sp. MIT 1307 genome, one interval contains:
- the thiO gene encoding glycine oxidase ThiO codes for MASRAKEPLLIIGGGLIGLAVAYELAKRGRCVEILSRRRSEAAGFVAAGMLAPHAEGLTGNLLKLGQLSLDRIPQWVINIEQDSGINCGLKHCGIVVPFCTPEARDAHPTATFGNNLNRQELEIEVPGIAPQWQTGLLFNQDGQIDNRRRLMRALEKACVGLGVHFQEGVEVLDVLQNEKEFKGVKVRNAEGKLQLLPAKEAVLCSGAWSKQIFKAIPIVPVKGQMLSLQGPKNALKRILFGPGTYLVPREDGLIVIGATSEKKAGFQEGLTPSGQLQLHQGITALLPAANQWPQMERWWGFRPCSPDEGPLLGSSVLKGLWLATGHHRNGVLLAGITAELLAKSICKIKLSRKENELITQFRWNRFEQK; via the coding sequence ATGGCTTCCAGGGCCAAAGAGCCATTACTAATAATTGGTGGGGGACTCATTGGGCTAGCAGTTGCTTATGAATTAGCCAAAAGAGGACGTTGTGTCGAAATCCTTAGCCGCAGGAGAAGTGAAGCTGCCGGATTCGTTGCAGCAGGGATGCTCGCTCCGCATGCTGAAGGCCTTACAGGAAATTTACTCAAGCTAGGACAGTTGAGTCTCGATCGAATACCACAATGGGTTATAAACATAGAACAAGATAGTGGAATTAATTGCGGCCTCAAGCATTGTGGAATAGTTGTACCTTTTTGCACCCCAGAGGCAAGAGATGCACATCCCACTGCCACTTTTGGGAACAATTTGAATCGGCAAGAGTTAGAAATTGAAGTTCCTGGCATTGCACCTCAATGGCAAACAGGTCTGCTCTTCAATCAAGATGGACAAATCGACAATCGTCGTCGACTAATGCGAGCTCTAGAGAAAGCATGCGTTGGGCTAGGAGTGCATTTTCAAGAAGGTGTTGAAGTTCTTGATGTGTTGCAGAACGAAAAAGAATTTAAAGGGGTAAAGGTCCGAAACGCAGAAGGTAAATTGCAATTACTACCAGCGAAAGAAGCCGTTCTCTGCAGCGGAGCATGGAGTAAGCAAATCTTTAAGGCAATACCAATTGTCCCTGTAAAAGGCCAAATGTTATCCCTACAAGGGCCCAAAAATGCTCTGAAACGAATTCTGTTTGGACCAGGCACCTACTTAGTGCCAAGAGAAGACGGATTAATCGTAATTGGAGCTACAAGTGAAAAAAAGGCGGGTTTTCAAGAAGGCCTAACGCCTTCCGGACAGCTGCAGCTCCATCAAGGCATCACAGCTCTACTACCTGCTGCAAATCAATGGCCTCAAATGGAACGGTGGTGGGGATTCCGACCCTGCAGTCCAGATGAAGGTCCATTATTAGGATCATCTGTTTTAAAAGGCTTATGGCTTGCAACAGGCCATCACCGCAATGGTGTACTTCTTGCTGGTATAACAGCTGAACTGCTTGCAAAAAGTATCTGCAAAATCAAACTCAGCCGCAAGGAAAACGAGCTAATTACTCAATTTAGATGGAATAGATTTGAACAAAAATAA
- the ndk gene encoding nucleoside-diphosphate kinase translates to MAAERTFIAIKPDGVQRGLIGEILGRFERKGFKLIALKQLIPSRELAERHYGVHRERPFFSGLVDFITSGPVVAMVWEGDGVIASARNLIGATKPLEANPGTIRGDLAVNIGRNVIHGSDGLETAAFEIGLWFDSSELHDWVPSDQSWRVES, encoded by the coding sequence ATGGCTGCCGAACGCACTTTCATCGCGATCAAGCCCGACGGGGTACAACGAGGCTTGATAGGTGAGATTTTGGGAAGATTTGAGCGTAAAGGATTCAAGTTAATTGCTTTGAAACAATTGATTCCAAGTCGTGAATTAGCAGAAAGGCATTATGGAGTGCATCGAGAACGTCCTTTCTTTTCAGGTTTAGTGGATTTCATTACTAGTGGGCCTGTGGTGGCAATGGTATGGGAAGGTGATGGAGTGATTGCGAGTGCAAGGAATCTAATTGGAGCAACAAAACCTTTAGAAGCCAATCCAGGAACTATTCGTGGGGATTTGGCTGTAAATATTGGTCGCAATGTTATTCATGGATCAGATGGCTTGGAAACGGCGGCTTTTGAGATAGGTCTTTGGTTCGATTCTTCAGAACTTCATGATTGGGTTCCTTCTGATCAAAGCTGGCGTGTTGAGAGTTAA
- the speA gene encoding biosynthetic arginine decarboxylase: protein MTTDNLANNQNNWTVTDSSGLYGLDRWGNNYFSINELGHITVNPNGQQSRALDLMELVKELESRNLKLPLLIRFDDILEDRLTRLHGAFEKAIAQYHYKGRYQGVFPVKCNQQRYVVEELIACGRRWHFGLETGSKAELLIALSLLSDPEALLICNGYKDKRYIETTILARQLGRQPIVVIEQADEVERIIAASQKLGAAPLIGIRAKLSSRSSGHWGSSIGEKAKFGLSVPEILTSIKQLRSSNLLHEVRLLHFHVGSQINDIAVLKDALQEAGQIYIELNRLGAPMGYLDVGGGLGIDYDGSQTATEASTNYSLQNYANDVVATIKECCEGKNTPMPTLISESGRAIASHFSVLLFNVLGTGSVPAEDPPPKHDEALIVQNLRGTLKYIQKIPKTSDVDSSKLQEAWNDAIKFKDDALTAFRLGYLGLPERAIAEQLTWACAKALVERLPQCDLIPEELKTLRYALSATYYANLSIFRSAPDTWAIKQLFPIMPIHRLNEKPNQLGHFADLTCDSDGKLARFIDNGQVKPLLELHKLKEAEQYVIGMFLGGAYQEVMGNLHNLFGSTNSVHLRLSYTGSYKLDHVVRANTKSDVLEAMEHDPEELLERLRIASEEAIQHGSLKISDAQRLMDHLETSLRESTYLHD from the coding sequence TTGACGACAGACAACCTCGCGAACAATCAAAACAATTGGACTGTCACAGACAGCTCTGGCCTCTATGGACTTGATCGTTGGGGAAATAATTATTTTTCCATCAACGAACTTGGCCATATAACAGTAAATCCAAACGGTCAGCAAAGTAGGGCACTGGACCTCATGGAGCTAGTCAAAGAACTAGAAAGCCGAAATTTGAAACTACCTCTACTCATCAGATTTGACGATATTCTTGAAGATAGACTGACTCGATTGCATGGAGCCTTTGAGAAAGCTATTGCTCAATACCATTACAAAGGGCGATACCAAGGGGTTTTTCCCGTCAAATGCAATCAACAAAGGTACGTAGTTGAAGAATTAATAGCATGTGGACGCCGATGGCATTTTGGATTGGAAACGGGCAGTAAAGCAGAGCTGCTAATCGCCCTTTCACTTCTTAGCGATCCAGAAGCATTACTAATTTGCAACGGTTATAAAGACAAGCGATATATAGAGACAACTATTCTTGCACGTCAACTAGGTCGTCAACCAATAGTAGTTATTGAACAAGCAGATGAGGTTGAGCGAATCATTGCAGCCAGCCAAAAACTTGGCGCAGCACCACTTATTGGCATCAGAGCAAAACTTTCCAGTCGTAGTAGCGGGCACTGGGGTAGTTCCATTGGAGAAAAAGCCAAATTTGGTCTATCAGTTCCAGAAATACTTACATCAATCAAACAATTACGCAGCTCCAACCTCCTTCATGAGGTCCGACTACTCCACTTCCATGTAGGAAGTCAGATAAACGATATTGCAGTGCTAAAAGATGCTTTACAAGAAGCTGGGCAAATTTACATCGAATTAAACCGTCTTGGTGCTCCCATGGGATACCTTGATGTTGGTGGTGGATTAGGAATCGACTACGATGGAAGTCAAACAGCTACTGAAGCCTCTACTAATTATTCTCTTCAAAACTATGCAAATGATGTAGTAGCAACAATCAAAGAATGCTGTGAAGGTAAGAACACCCCAATGCCCACATTAATAAGTGAAAGTGGGCGTGCTATCGCAAGTCACTTTTCAGTTTTGCTCTTCAACGTGCTGGGTACAGGCTCAGTTCCCGCAGAGGATCCTCCCCCGAAGCATGACGAAGCATTAATAGTTCAGAACTTGCGTGGCACATTAAAATATATTCAAAAAATACCCAAAACTTCTGACGTAGATAGTTCAAAGCTTCAAGAAGCATGGAATGACGCAATTAAATTCAAAGATGATGCACTAACTGCTTTTCGACTCGGGTATCTAGGACTACCTGAAAGAGCGATTGCTGAACAACTTACCTGGGCTTGTGCAAAAGCCCTAGTTGAACGCCTACCTCAATGTGATTTGATTCCCGAAGAGCTCAAAACGCTTCGCTATGCACTATCAGCAACCTACTACGCAAATCTATCAATATTTCGATCAGCACCAGATACCTGGGCAATCAAACAACTCTTCCCAATCATGCCAATACACCGCCTCAATGAAAAACCAAACCAACTAGGTCATTTTGCAGACCTTACATGTGATTCCGATGGCAAGCTTGCACGGTTTATTGATAATGGCCAAGTTAAACCACTACTAGAACTGCACAAGCTTAAAGAAGCTGAACAATATGTAATTGGTATGTTTCTTGGAGGTGCCTATCAAGAAGTGATGGGTAATCTACATAATCTATTTGGGAGCACAAACTCAGTACATCTCAGATTATCTTATACTGGTAGTTATAAATTAGATCACGTAGTACGTGCTAATACAAAATCAGATGTTCTAGAAGCCATGGAACATGACCCTGAAGAATTACTCGAACGGTTACGTATAGCAAGTGAAGAAGCAATCCAACATGGCAGCC